AGCTCATGTTCTAGTTAATAAAAGGATTGTGAAATCACCTAGAATAGATTGCTGCGGTGCCCACTTTACGGTAAAAACATTGTCCGGTTTGTCCGGGAGAAAGTCattctcaaatttccaaataacGATGTACGGGAGTTTTGAAAACGCCGCTATGAATTCGCCCCGCGTTTCTTTACTCAACGTTGCGCTCTTGACGTTCGATCCAAGGCTCATGTATATGAAGCCTTGCGTTGCTTCGTCCAAGGTCCTCTGAAGGTcctgtaataaaaaagaatacgGTTACAATAGAGGTTTATAAACACGTGCCGATAATTTGCTTGATCCTCTAATGATTCAAACATTCCGAAAACCATACCTTCGATAAAGGCTCGCTCTGATTTGACACGTGAAACCCACCGATACCTACAATATTGGGAATGTTTGGTCTCACGAATGTAATCGGTGTCTGTTGATTCACGAAAACTAggctgatatttttttcaacgtcacCGATATCAGGAATATCATTTCCAAAGTATTTCCTCGCAATCTCTTGCTGTTTCTGCATGTAATCTGTTCTATACCAGTATAGAAATCTCCACGTTCGTACGAAGTTTTTTAACCTTTGCCAAAATGTTAGGTCTCCCAAAACCGCCGCACCGCAATCCCAATTTGATGGATGAGAAGCCATTATGGGATTCCCGATTCCGTATTGCATGTAAACTGAGAGACTCAGAGACGCCATACCTTCATGAAATATAATCGATTGTTTgagattatatttataaataatcgcAAGTCGTAAATAAGCGTTTTCACATTGTTGCAGGTACATTAAATTGCAATACAATAAATGTCGTGACAAATTGTAACATAGTCATTATAATTTGAGTCCGTGACGTATTCAAGCTAGAATCATCGTATCTGAAATGATTTGATCATAAACTGACAAACCATACTGATTTCTAAATATTCCTACAGAATTTTGAAAGTAGGTctagataaaaattatttttataatcatcACTTGCCCACCACTGGAACGTCGAATCGTTTTGCTAGGGGTAAATAGGCTGGCCAGTAAAGCATCTCAATTAACATCAAGTCAAACTTTTCCCCACTGTTCGGCGAATAAAGCTTTCGTACTTCCGAATGGCCAAGAGCGCCTTCGGTCATCATCATGAAGATTGGTGTTATTCTCCTTAGGACTCCAAGCCACGTGTCTTCATTCCGACCAGCGATCCAATCCGTCTCTTTATTGAAGATATCATACAGAAAGCTCACATCCACCTCCGTGTAGTTCTTCAGGGTCGGATCATTGATCGGGTTCGGAGTGACTACAACGAGTTCGTGACCTCGCTCCCTTAGCGCCAAAGTCAATCCCCTAAATACGACCTGATGACTCAACGAGGGCATCGGAAATATGCCGAGAATTCTCGCTGCGTATACTTGATGCAGATCACCGATCGCCAGGATCAGTGTAACCGATATTAAATACCGCGACATTATCGTCCGCCCGAAATAATCACACCGTGATTTTCCAACTACTGTCTTGGACTGCGAACGTAACTCTGAAAGCAATTCGTCATTTGCGGCGCGTACGCCACTTCGCATTGATGAATAAGTACTTATTTGTGAGCCCTTGCCACACAAATAACCATTTTACCTCAcagattaggttaggttatCGCATTTGCGTTCAGATATCTCGAGGGCAAGCTGATCGTTTAGAGTGTGATTACGATTGGTCCAAATGTTACTCCGTATCAATGATGATAAATACGTGTTCAGGAACGTTCGTGAAATAttcgatattaaaaaaaaaaattcgtaaacaTCGTTAATGGATCTACTCGTATCGTGCATACGTGTGAGACACTGATGGTCCATACGACTGATAAATAAGGAATATGCAATTcataaatcgaaaataattatgaataatctCAGTTGTATATTTCACCTACAAGCTACAAGTCGTATGCTATCTCTTTTGCAAGTGTTCGCATTCCATTTTACTGTATTGGTTGCATTTGACACAAAGTTTCAACGTTTGTGAAGCTGCTTCAAACTTGATATGCACACGTATACAGTTCATACAATACCAGTAATGCAAATCATACATTTTGTATAATCGGTGTCGAAAAATTTGGATAATTCGACGCTTATCTATCGAAAAATGTCACGTTTCCATTGCGTGATGAAAATACCAAATTTGAAACGGCAGGTTACCAGACGTCACTGAGTGCTCAGCGTTATGCCAACACAAGAAATCATGAACTTGAATAAGTCCTAATTCCTCCCAGCACCATTTTCGAATTGAATACTTTGCTATGTCAGGCACACCAGCATCAAATCAATCTTGTCTAACACAGTCTCGTTTTGATTCGAGGCGAAGTATCATTAGAACGAAGCACACGTCAACGCCGAAATTATTTGCTTATAGTTCGATTGAACAACTATTCGACGATGCACTTTAATTTCGCTGAATTTTTATCGGAGTACTAACAGATATTTTCAGTGTCATATTGCAAAGGGTCGCCTACATAGTTTCGTAATAAGAATTCACCGAAGCATtgtttatttacataaaacaTACAGGTGACAATATGCACAGATTGAATTATCGTACTTTTTTCTGCTTGCTAATGAACTGCCGATCGTGATTGAGCAAATGAATACTGTAAACCAAGAACTTGTACGAAACACCTAGTGTTATAATCAAAGCTATGAAAGTCGCcgatgaaataatgaaaattaagtCCATGTCTTGCCGCTGATACCATGGATCGTCGGCTATCGTCGAATGGAGATGCGGAGCGCCCTTGTGACGTATCACGTGTTCCGTCCACCAAACCGCGTTCTCCAAAGAATCGTACGGCTTGTCTCTTATCAGATCCCGCAAGTTTATCATCCGTTGCTTGTAGCTAAAAAAGATCAATGTAACTGAAATCCATCCCACTGCCACACTGCAGTTACGTAACGAATTTTTACGACTATGAAACATATGCCTACCCGATATCTAGCACAACGGAGCGAATTGCTTTCAGTAGATCCTCTCTATTAACGctcaaaatattcaaatttcgaccAACACCAAGAGACACCATTTTATTTACAAGTGTATCCTGATCGGCCAATACTGGTAAACCAATCACGGGAACAGCGTGAGAAATCGCTTCTTCTGTACTCTGAAGTCCTCCTTGGTATATGAAAGCCTTTATGTTCGGGTGCGCTGATAAAACAgtgttaataaataaataaatatttcagatatCATTCATTGAAACTCGATTCCTACACTTGGAGCACATACAGCGTCTATCGGACGAGGACTGATTCTACAATGTTTGAAGAATAtcggagaattttttcaacttgatcCGATGAGTAGTTTCGAAATGGTAAACCGTGACCGTGAGCCACAGTGTGAttcgtgattgaaaaaataagtgTATGCCCCGAGGGTTAGGAAAGAAGATACAGGCAATATCACACACTGTGCATCGAAGTGTCAACGAAGATTCGAAGCAAAGTGAAGTGGGTaaccaacaattttttaccagcttaaaaaattattaaaaccTAATTACAATTACCTAAAATAGACTGTTGCGGGGCCCACTTCATGATTATCACGTTGTCCGGCTGTCCAGGAAGAACATCACcctcaaatttccaaataacGATGTAGGGCAGTTGTGAAAATGCGGCTATAAACTCTCCACGTGTTTCGTTACTCAACATGATGCTTTTCACGTTTGTTCCAAGGCTCATGTATATGAAGCCCTGCGTTGCTTTGTCCAAAATCTTTTGAAGGTCCTATGCCCAAAAAGTAACAGAGAATAACCGAGTGAATATGTTTCATAGATTGAGGGGGTTCCCCAAGTAAGAGTAgttgaaaatgattatttaatttaatgtTTTATTATGACTAGACTAATGGCGAAACAGATTGAACTGAAACGCATTTGACAGCTGCGGATTTTTGCTTTAAAATACaagaaagtttttcaaacaatcttAAAAATTCACTACTGCATGTCGGTTTAAGTAGAACTCTGCAGAAAAAGATTGGCAAAACGCTACCTACGTTTGTAGGCGAACAGAATATCCGAATTACAAAAACCAAGAGTTTATAGATTCGTCAATATATCCTCTAAGCTGCTATGGAACGGATTTgtgataaattcaaattagGCCTAATAACGACTTTTTTCATCAGAtgtcgcgttttttttttttttgttttttttttttgtcagacTTTCGTGAACGTTTTCATTAAAAAGCAACACCATTGTAAAAACCTAAGAATTGaacagtttgttttttttgtgttgtgtattttgttgataattttttgtattataccTAAATATACTCCTAATAACTTCCTTAAATATTACAATCTTATTTCCTGTTCTTccatctaaaaaaaaaaaaaatgattaaaaaagcgtttttcttgtttttacaGTGGTGTTACCTCTTAATTTCTCAAAAACATCTACTGAAATTACTCGATGGCTCTAATGTTTCAATAACACTACCTCCGACAGAGGCTTCGTCTCTTTTGACATGTGGAATCCACCGATGTCTATGACTCGAGGAATGTTCGGCCTGACGAATGAAATCGACGATTGCTGATTGACGAAAACCAGACTGACGTTCTTTTCCAATTCACCAATATCGGAAATATCCTTTCCAAGGTATTTCCGTGCAGTAGCCTGCTGCGCTTGGAGGTAATCTGTTCTGTACCAGTACAGATATGTCCACAACTGTACAAAGTTCTGCAATCTCTGCCAGAATGTCAGCTTTCCAATCACTTGTATTTTGGCATCCCAATGCGAAGGATGAGAAGGCATTATGGGATTTCCAATTCCATAATGCATTTGAACATTAAGACCCAACGACGACATACCTTCACAGAACGCAGAAAATAGTTTTGAACTAATTCGAGCTTGATAAAACGTTCGCAAAGAAACTTCGCACCTCGCAGCTTGAATTTTGCAGTAAGAACTATTCTGTTCATGCAATTTATCTGTCGTTTGCATTCATCCGTAAATAATCGCGTCTAGTCGGTAAAAGGAAAAGCGTATTTCAAGCTTCCAGTTTCTCAAAGAAAATCATTACGCTTACCGATGACTGGAACATCGAGTCGCTCACCAAGAGCGAACAACGCTGGCCAAACAAGCATCTCAACCAATAACAAGTCGAACTTTTCCCCTCTGTTTGTAGAGTAAAGCTTTTTCAATTCTGGATGGCCCAGCACGGTTTCGGTAACCTGTATAAACTTCGGCGCCAGTGTCTGTATCGACTCAAGCCACGTGTTGGTCTCTCGATGAGCAACCCAGTCCAAATTCTTGTTGAATTCTCCATAAAGAATGCTAACATCTATCTCCGTGTAGTTGGTCAGGGTTGGATCGTTGACCGGGTCCGTGGTAACGATGACAAGTTCGTGACCTCGCTCTCTCAGCGCCAACGTCAGTCCACGATATACGACTTGATGACTGATCGAAGGTAGGGGAAATACACCGAGAATCCTCGAGGTGAATCCCTGATGTAAAACACTCGTGGCCAGGATAAGTGCAACGAGCATTGAGTGTCGCGACATATTTTTGACCGTTCGAAGTAACGCGGTAACTCTAAGTACTGAAGATTTTCGCGAGTTACACTGTTGCCAGTACTCGTATCATTTCCTACTCATAACGACCTTATCTGGTCGATGGTTAACTCGATGCTGATACGTTTTGGTATTTGAGTGAGACGTATGCATGCGTACAAATGCTGGAAGGTTAACAACCTGAGTGAGAGAGACGTTACGTTTTTATGTCGCAATATTGCTCAATGCTTCCGATAAGGATATAGGTGCGTGCCTTTTAGTGAATCGTGTACGATCCGTCCTCCTTGAACATTTATCAGTACCGTTGTGAACTTGAGAGGCTCAACATCATGTCCACGTGTTGAATCAATGCCAAATTCTCagtttattttattgcattattagaaaatgGTTGTGACTTTCAGATAGCGTTAGAATATGTATCCGAGTACACGGTGATTCATTAGCAATTATGAACATATTATTCGTATGGTGAATAGACGAAAGGGGGGACATGTGTGAAAATTATTAGTATTTCGATAAAGAATAATTCGTGATctgaagtgatttttttttatacttaccGAGGAATTCACGGCTATTCAGCTCGGAATTAATTTCATAATGATACTTATGAGattgtattaataataaattatatctcATGATCTATCTATTCTGCAGTACATAGTGCCAAGAGAATTACGATGCTTTGGTTTTTGTCCTGGCTGACAGCTGATAGTTAAATACGTGAAGACCATGAATCAATAATTTGTACGTCACAAGTAGTGTTGTACTGAAAACTGCCAGAATCCTCGTAGTAATGAAGAATATCAAGTCCATGTTTTGTCGCTGATACCAGGTATCGTCGGCTGTCGTCGAATGGAGATGCGGAGCGCCTTTGTGACGTATCACGTGTTCCGTCACCGAACCGCGTTCTGCAACGAATCGTACGAAACTAAGCACGAATTTAGATAAACATTGCTTGTATACATTATGAGAATCCCTTACCTATTACTGGAATTCCAAATCGCTCGACAAGAGGCAGCAAAGCAGGTCAACGAGTCATCTCAAGTAATAACAAATCTAATTTTCTTCCAGAAGCTCGTACAGATAGTTTATATATATCTCTGTGAAACTCTCGAGGGTCGGATCGTTGATCGGGTTCAGGTTACAAAATGCATCGGGAGAACAGCCAGTGGTGACGAACACTGTATCGCCGCGTCGTACATTTCGGTTTTTGTGTTTTCAACTGTGTTTTGTGCTCAAACGACACTTCCAATCTCCAAATACTGTCCTCCAGCTGTGCAAATAGCCAGAGGGTAGTTCAAGACTCAAAATAAAACCATGCCTGTATGTATAGCTTGGTAAAATATTGTTCGGATGATTCGCTGACGTAATCATGCGATGCATAAATGTTTCACAACCTTGATGTGTTCatgctgatatttttttacgcaCGTTTTGACATTTTGGATATGAAATACGAATAATACCGTAGCAAAAATCTACAAcgattttcaaagaattttatacGAATTATACCTACTTAGTAATCCATTTGTTTTCCAACCCTCACGTATATGAAGCCTTGCGTTGCTTTGTCCAAAATCCTCTGAAGTTCCTACAcccgagaaaaaaagagaaatttgatatttaattCTGTCTCGTTTAACCCTAAAACGGTGAAGCTctttttgttggtttttttttttttttttttcatttccttacCCATTCCCAATAACGGGGGGTGAAAAAACGGCtccattttgtaaatttcatctCTCGGGTACATCATATCGTTAAGGGTCCCATGGGGTctcattttctttgttttttaatgaAGAATCACCTGGCCCGAGAAACTTTTTACGTCAGGTCCAAAAAGGTAGTGAAGAATTGATGTGTTTCGTTTCGAAAACGTAAGCTGTTTTCTTGCGgtgagaaatttcaattcgtgtggggcgttttttttttcaaaccccgTTATCGTTCTGGGGTTAATAATGATGTAGGAAAATTACCGTACCGATTTGAAGTTTTCGAATACCGCAACTTCGAAAGTGGCTCAATCTGCTTTGAAATATGAAATCCGTCGATTTCTATCATCTGAGGAACATTTAACCTTGCGAATGCATTCCGTGCTTGTTGGTTGATAAAAAACTAAacgtttttaaaaacttgacgTTTTTCTCAAGCTCACAAAGGTCGGCAATGTCATCTCCAAAACGTTTTCTCTCAAGTTCCTGTTGCTTTAGCATGTGATTCGATCAATACAAGTACCGATAGTGCCAAAACTGTATAACCTCGTTCGAACTTTGCCACAGTGAAAATTCTCCGAGTTCTCTTATTTCCATGTCCCAATGTGACGGGTAGGAAAACATTGTATGATTGTCAAATGGGTATTGCATTTCAACAGTTAGACCCATGAAAGGTATACTTTCTCAAAGTATAAAACATAGTTTTACTATTAAATTTGACAACCGTTGTTCAAATAATTGGAGAACAAAATTCGTGATAGGGTTACGGACTCGGAACAAGAATTTCGCTATTTAATCTATTGCACCCACTATACAATTTATACTTTCATATGTTATTAGCGAAAATGAATGCAGGAAATAAGGTATAAAAAAGACACATGTAATTTAATTGCGAAAATCACTAAATCACTTACGTATAATTCACATGTCATTCGTAACGACTTAATacactttttcctttttcctaaTCAAGTGCTGATGATTGAGGAAATAAATGCTGTAAGCTAACAGCTTGTATAAGACTCGTAGTGCTATAGTACAAGCTGCCAAAATCGCGgtagaaatgatgaaaatcaaGTCGATGTCTTGTCGTTGATACCAGGGATCGTCGGCTGTCGTCGAATGAAGATGAGGAGCACCTTTGTGACGTATCACGTATTCCGTCCACCAAACCGCGTTTTCCAACGAATCGTACGGCTTGTCTCTCACCAAGTCCCGCAATTTCAGCATGCTTAGTTTGTAGCTGAAAACAATCAGTATTACTAAAGTCACAGTTCGATTCCGAATTTCTATTTTGGATGCAAAGTGTGTTTTGTTTCACGTACCTGTCATCGCGCACGATGGATTGTATCGCTTCCACTAGGTCGAATCGGTCGACGCTGGAGATGTCCAGCTTCTTACCGACTCCAAGAGAGACAATCTTGTCgatatttgatgtttgatCACCGAGAACTGGTAATCCGATCACAGGAACAGCATGAGAAATCGCCTCCTCTGTGCTCTGAAGTCCTCCTTGGTATATGAAAACTTTTATATTCGGATGCGCTGAAAAGACATCGTGTTCGGATATTATACGAATGTTTTAGATAACGTGAAGTTGCGTCGTCTCATTGAAATGAGGAATTCCAGTAGCACTTGCACCCTTTGTCTTCTCTCGTGCACTGCATTTACAGAGAGCAATGAAGATTGAGGGGATCACTGTGAGTCAATTCCGATTAGTGACAAAAAGTATATTTCGTCTCGTCGTAATAACTCGATGAAAGCTAAACCTGTCCGGTTGAatgtcttttttcttcttcgctttATACACCCCGACATTATACAAAATCCAACTAACGATCAAGCTGTATTATTCTGACTAACAATcagttacaaattttggaGAATGATGATAATTCATGCatgaatttacaattagtgACTGACCAGAAATGAATTTCTCAAACCACAACAACTCAAATAAACCACTGGTATGTATGTCCTGTTACGTGGGACGTGAGATTCAGTTTGTTCGAGGAATAATCGGAAAATTGGatcattttttgttcctcggaatatttttcaaagttaacTGACACTGGTATCCTAAGAAACAAATGTTAAATAATGCACAATTACCCAGGACTGACTGTTGTGGAATCCATTTCATGGTATGGACGTTGTCCGGCTGACCCGGAAGAAGGTCGTCTTCATATTTCCAAATAACGGTGTAGGGTATTTCCGAAAACGCAGCAATAAATTCGCCCCGCATTTCGTTACTTAACGAAGCACTTTTGGTGTTTGTTCCAAGGCTCATGTATACGAAGCCTTGGGTTGCTTCGTCCAAAATCATCCGAAGGTCCTGCGTACAAAATGAGCCAAGATTGCGTGACTATGCTTCGCCAAATACTAATCAACGGAAAATGCCCAACGACGGAAACATTTCGGCCACAATACCTTTGATAGAGGCTCGAGCCGATCCGAAATGTGGAATCCACCAATATCGATTATCTTAGGAACACTCGGACGTACGAATGTAATCGGTGCCTGCTGGTTGGCGAAAACCaaactgacatttttttccaagtcaCGAAGATCCGGAATATcgtttccaaaatattttctcgcaaTTTCCTGCTGCATCTGCATGTACGTTGTTCTGTAGTAAAACAGAAATCTCCACGTCTGTACGAAGTTGCATAGTCTTTGCCAAAATGTCAACTTTTCGAAGCCTATTCCTCTGCTATTCCAATATGGCGGCTGAGAAGGCATTATAGGATTGCCAAACTGATAGTGCACTTGGGTAGTCGGACTCAGTGACGTAATTCCTTCATGAATGGTAAGATACAGTTTgtcaattgaaattattaGAGCCCGTGGACAATGAATCTTGTACTGTAGAAATTAGACTCGCAGGAAAAAATTGGCTTATGGCTCGTTACCCTACGATTGAAGTATGATTACAGAAATAACTTGAGAACATAACTCGAGATTACCATAAATTCTATTAACTACGGAACTTGTATGCATTTCATAATAAGATAAACCATTCTCGTCGGGTCAACTGTAGCTTTATCATAGTATGAGAAATTATCCATTCAATTCCAGTAACCACATGTATAGTTTTTTCAGAGCGCCGGGTTGATCACTCAATACCAATCACTCAATTTTACAGTTAAAATGCGGAGAATtcgattgtattttttaaaattgtacaaaaatcaTTACGATGGAATACAATGCAGTGGCAATAATTGAACGATATATGGTTGAGTGAACAATCATCGAGAATCTATAAAAGTATGAATGCCGACAAAATTTGTTTGTACGATAATACGAATATCATTTACCTATGACTGGAATTTCGTATCGCTTAGCGAAAAGCAGAACAGCAGGCCAACGAAGTGCTTCAAATAGTAACAAATCAAACGTTTCTCGACTTTCCGGTTCGTACAATTTCTGCAATTTTGGATGGCTGAGGATGCCTTCAGTTATCGTCAAAAATTTCGGTGTTGATTGCATGATAAAGTCATAGTACGTGTACTTTTTTGCAACAGATATCCAATCCAATCTCCAGTTTTCGTACATGAAGCTCAGATCTATCTCCGTGTAGTTCTTCAGGGTTGGGTCGTTGATCGGGTTAGGAGTGACTACAACGAGCTCGTGACCTCGCTCCCTCAACGCCAGCGTCAATCCTCGAAATACAATTTGATGACTGAACGAAGGAAACGGAAATATGCCGAGTATCCTTGCGGCGCATCCCGTATGTAAAACACCCACGATCGCAATCAGAGTAGCCGTTATAAAATGCCGCGACATCTCAGTCCACTCGCAA
This region of Neodiprion fabricii isolate iyNeoFabr1 chromosome 7, iyNeoFabr1.1, whole genome shotgun sequence genomic DNA includes:
- the LOC124187064 gene encoding uncharacterized protein LOC124187064, translated to MSRHFITATLIAIVGVLHTGCAARILGIFPFPSFSHQIVFRGLTLALRERGHELVVVTPNPINDPTLKNYTEIDLSFMYENWRLDWISVAKKYTYYDFIMQSTPKFLTITEGILSHPKLQKLYEPESRETFDLLLFEALRWPAVLLFAKRYEIPVIGITSLSPTTQVHYQFGNPIMPSQPPYWNSRGIGFEKLTFWQRLCNFVQTWRFLFYYRTTYMQMQQEIARKYFGNDIPDLRDLEKNVSLVFANQQAPITFVRPSVPKIIDIGGFHISDRLEPLSKDLRMILDEATQGFVYMSLGTNTKSASLSNEMRGEFIAAFSEIPYTVIWKYEDDLLPGQPDNVHTMKWIPQQSVLAHPNIKVFIYQGGLQSTEEAISHAVPVIGLPVLGDQTSNIDKIVSLGVGKKLDISSVDRFDLVEAIQSIVRDDSYKLSMLKLRDLVRDKPYDSLENAVWWTEYVIRHKGAPHLHSTTADDPWYQRQDIDLIFIISTAILAACTIALRVLYKLLAYSIYFLNHQHLIRKKEKVTRFGDGTRDTSQRRSASPFDDSRRYLVSATKHGLDILHYYEDSGSFQYNTTCDYWQQCNSRKSSVLRVTALLRTVKNMSRHSMLVALILATSVLHQGFTSRILGVFPLPSISHQVVYRGLTLALRERGHELVIVTTDPVNDPTLTNYTEIDVSILYGEFNKNLDWVAHRETNTWLESIQTLAPKFIQVTETVLGHPELKKLYSTNRGEKFDLLLVEMLVWPALFALGERLDVPVIGMSSLGLNVQMHYGIGNPIMPSHPSHWDAKIQVIGKLTFWQRLQNFVQLWTYLYWYRTDYLQAQQATARKYLGKDISDIGELEKNVSLVFVNQQSSISFVRPNIPRVIDIGGFHMSKETKPLSEDLQKILDKATQGFIYMSLGTNVKSIMLSNETRGEFIAAFSQLPYIVIWKFEGDVLPGQPDNVIIMKWAPQQSILAHPNIKAFIYQGGLQSTEEAISHAVPVIGLPVLADQDTLVNKMVSLGVGRNLNILSVNREDLLKAIRSVVLDIGYKQRMINLRDLIRDKPYDSLENAVWWTEHVIRHKGAPHLHSTIADDPWYQRQDMDLIFIISSATFIALIITLGVSYKFLVYSIHLLNHDRQFISKQKKVR